The Amblyomma americanum isolate KBUSLIRL-KWMA chromosome 3, ASM5285725v1, whole genome shotgun sequence genome window below encodes:
- the LOC144124790 gene encoding lysosomal cobalamin transporter ABCD4-like has protein sequence MYSVGFNTLLVRRFATLCSLLFKGKKAVLLLAGLMFVVVTYEFISYQVGLISSRYYRVLQDKDLHGFWIQTALALSLVFAISMTRALRTFLASTAGVHWRKLITADLHGLYFSGKNHYDVNVVEGGLLDNADQRMTQDVDRFCRTLAETLPPALIAPFTAGYYNYQAYVATGWIGPVSTIVFFLVFTVINKFLMAPVVPRVYQQQKQEGQFRHTHARIRDNSESIAFLDGEPVEQKKADDILSDVVKARQSVVNREFPLNFGIHLFDYTGAILSLLVIAVPIFNGVYDSLTPGELSQLISKNAFVSIYLISCYSSLVDLSGNVAVIAGNTHRIMALREKLQALREQLRYTKCDEAGIQKGPDDSDDGRPAVELQDVTYSSPRDGGVLVEKLKWILDDKRKALITGASGSGKTTLLRVIKGLRNVDSGSVRVTNAHSLAFFPQSPWLTSGSLRKQIRYPSDERHEETADEDAEEAEMVALLELTGLKHLLDSANNLDSEMDAAWYDTLSPGERQRLSWARLLYRRPKLALMDEATAAIDHELASTLYAECEKRGINVVAVSYERKIEGWEPDMVLQLRGTDGYWTVS, from the coding sequence TCACTTATGAGTTCATCTCGTACCAGGTGGGCCTCATCAGCAGCCGTTACTACCGGGTGCTCCAGGACAAGGACCTGCACGGTTTCTGGATCCAAACTGCCCTCGCACTCAGCCTTGTGTTCGCCATATCCATGACCAGGGCCCTGCGGACCTTCCTCGCATCGACCGCCGGCGTGCACTGGCGCAAGCTTATCACCGCAGATCTGCACGGACTCTACTTTTCGGGAAAGAACCACTACGACGTGAACGTCGTGGAAGGCGGATTACTAGACAATGCCGACCAGCGGATGACGCAGGACGTTGACCGCTTCTGCAGGACGCTGGCCGAGACGCTGCCGCCGGCGCTGATTGCTCCGTTCACGGCCGGTTACTACAACTATCAGGCGTACGTGGCCACCGGCTGGATAGGCCCGGTGTCCACGATCGTTTTCTTCCTCGTGTTCACCGTCATCAACAAGTTCCTCATGGCGCCGGTCGTCCCCCGTGTCTACCAGCAACAGAAGCAAGAAGGTCAGTTCAGGCACACCCATGCGCGCATCAGGGACAACTCCGAGTCGATCGCCTTCCTGGACGGCGAACCCGTGGAGCAGAAGAAGGCAGACGACATTCTGAGCGACGTGGTCAAGGCTCGGCAGTCCGTTGTGAACAGGGAGTTCCCCTTGAACTTCGGTATTCATCTCTTCGACTACACCGGTGCAATCCTGAGCTTGCTAGTCATCGCCGTGCCCATTTTCAACGGCGTGTACGACTCGCTGACGCCCGGTGAACTTTCGCAGCTCATAAGCAAAAACGCGTTCGTGTCTATCTATCTCATAAGCTGTTACAGCAGCCTGGTCGACCTGTCTGGCAACGTGGCAGTTATCGCGGGAAACACGCACAGGATCATGGCCCTCCGGGAAAAGCTGCAGGCTCTTCGTGAACAACTACGTTACACGAAGTGCGACGAAGCTGGCATCCAAAAGGGTCCCGATGACAGCGATGATGGCAGGCCGGCGGTCGAACTCCAGGACGTGACGTACAGCTCACCGCGTGACGGTGGCGTTCTAGTAGAGAAGCTGAAGTGGATATTGGACGACAAGCGAAAGGCGCTCATCACCGGTGCGAGCGGAAGCGGCAAGACCACGCTGCTGAGAGTCATCAAGGGTCTGCGGAACGTCGACTCCGGATCTGTGCGCGTGACGAACGCTCACTCACTGGCGTTCTTCCCGCAGTCGCCGTGGCTGACGTCGGGCAGCCTCCGCAAGCAGATCCGCTATCCTTCGGACGAACGCCACGAAGAAACCGCTGACGAAGACGCCGAGGAAGCAGAGATGGTCGCGTTACTGGAGCTCACGGGCCTCAAGCACCTCTTGGACAGCGCGAATAATCTGGACAGTGAAATGGACGCCGCGTGGTACGACACGCTGTCTCCGGGAGAGAGGCAGCGACTCAGCTGGGCTCGCCTGCTGTACCGACGGCCAAAGCTCGCCCTGATGGACGAAGCGACCGCCGCCATAGACCATGAGCTCGCGTCTACGTTATATGCTGAGTGTGAGAAACGAGGCATCAATGTAGTCGCCGTGAGCTACGAGCGCAAGATCGAAGGATGGGAGCCCGACATGGTGCTCCAACTGCGAGGAACGGACGGCTACTGGACAGTCTCGTAG